In a single window of the Mesoplodon densirostris isolate mMesDen1 chromosome 16, mMesDen1 primary haplotype, whole genome shotgun sequence genome:
- the ZNF771 gene encoding zinc finger protein 771, giving the protein MPGEQQTEEEEEEEMQEEMVLLVKGEEDEGEEKYEVVKLKIPMDNKEVPSEAPAPSADPARPHACRDCGRAFARRSTLAKHVRIHTGERPFACTECGRRFSQKSALTKHSRTHTGERPYECPECDKRFSAASNLRQHRRRHTGEKPYACAQCGRRFAQSSNYAQHLRVHTGEKPYSCPDCGRAFGGSSCLARHRRTHTGERPYACADCGTRFAQSSALAKHRRVHTGEKPHRCAVCGRGFGHRSNLAEHARTHTGERPYPCAECGRRFRLSSHFIRHRRAHMRRRLYICAGCGRDFKLPAGATATERCPDCEGS; this is encoded by the exons ATGCCCGGTGAACAgcagacagaggaggaggaggaggaggagatgcaAGAAGAGATGGTGCTGCTGGTGAAGGGTGAGGAGGATGAGGGTGAAGAGAAGTATGAAGTGGTGAAACTCAAGATCCCCATGGACAACAAGGAG GTCCCGAGCGAGGCGCCAGCGCCGTCGGCGGACCCGGCGCGCCCACACGCGTGCCGGGACTGCGGCCGTGCCTTTGCGCGCCGCTCCACATTGGCCAAGCACGTCCGCATACACACGGGCGAGCGGCCCTTTGCGTGCACCGAGTGCGGCCGGCGCTTCTCGCAGAAGTCGGCGCTGACCAAACACAGCCGCACGCATACGGGCGAGAGGCCTTACGAATGCCCAGAATGCGACAAGCGCTTCTCGGCCGCCTCGAACCTGCGGCAGCACCGGCGGCGCCACACGGGCGAGAAGCCTTACGCATGCGCACAATGCGGCCGCCGCTTCGCGCAGAGCTCCAACTACGCACAGCACCTGCGCGTGCACACGGGCGAGAAGCCGTACTCGTGCCCGGACTGCGGACGCGCCTTCGGCGGCAGTTCGTGTCTGGCGCGCCACCGACGCACGCACACGGGCGAGCGGCCGTACGCATGCGCCGACTGCGGCACGCGCTTCGCTCAGAGCTCGGCGCTGGCCAAGCACCGGCGCGTGCACACGGGCGAGAAGCCGCATCGCTGCGCCGTGTGCGGCCGCGGCTTCGGCCACCGCTCCAACCTGGCGGAGCATGCGCGCACGCACACAGGCGAGCGGCCCTACCCATGTGCCGAGTGCGGCCGGCGCTTCCGCCTCAGCTCGCACTTCATCCGCCACCGTCGCGCGCACATGCGGCGCCGTCTCTATATCTGCGCGGGCTGCGGCCGGGACTTCAAGCTACCCGCCGGAGCCACTGCCACTGAGCGCTGCCCAGATTGTGAGGGCAGTTGA
- the DCTPP1 gene encoding dCTP pyrophosphatase 1 has protein sequence MSAGGETRGDAGGEGTAAAAPFSFSSEPTLEDIRRLHAEFAAERDWDQFHQPRNLLLALVGEVGELAELFQWKPDEEPGPQAWPPRERAALQEELSDVLIYLVALAARCHVDLPQAVLSKMDTNRRRYPVHLSRGSARKYTDLPHGATSENQAVGPADLACESTGQAST, from the exons ATGTCCGCGGGTGGGGAGACGCGTGGGGATGCTGGAGGAGAGGGCACTGCTGCTGCCGCCCCCTTCAGCTTCAGCTCGGAACCAACGCTCGAGGACAT CCGCCGCCTCCATGCTGAGTTTGCTGCTGAACGAGACTGGGACCAGTTCCACCAACCTCGGAACCTCCTCCTGGCCTTGGTGGGGGAAGTAGGGGAGCTGGCAGAGCTCTT TCAGTGGAAGCCAGATGAGGAGCCTGGGCCCCAAGCCTGGCCCCCCAGGGAACGAGCAGCCCTTCAAGAGGAGCTCAGTGACGTCCTCATCTACCTGGTAGCATTGGCAGCCCGCTGCCATGTAGATCTGCCCCAAGCAGTTCTCTCCAAGATGGACACCAACCGGCGACGCTACCCAGTGCATCTGTCCCGCGGCTCTGCCCGCAAGTACACAGACTTGCCCCATGGGGCCACCTCTGAAAACCAGGCTGTGGGGCCTGCAGACCTTGCCTGTGAGTCCACAGGTCAGGCCTCAACCTAG
- the ZNF48 gene encoding zinc finger protein 48: MERSVGPWGADLRGSEDREQLRGTRTGLGSENVEISQPDEFEHAPQEDDLGFKEEEDLAPGHEVGNASLKPEGIQTWDDLWVQRVGPGKPQARDRGPRLLGEPRWGQASDRAAVCSECGKSFRQMSDLVKHQRTHTGEKPYKCGVCGKGFGDSSARIKHQRTHSGEKPYRARPPAQGPPKIPRSRIPAGERPTICGECGKSFRQSSDLVKHQRTHTGEKPYKCGVCGKGFGDSSARIKHQRTHRGEQPPRPVVPRRLPSRAATAAAQGPKAQDKPYICTDCGKRFVLSCSLLSHQRSHLGPKPFGCDVCGKEFARGSDLVKHLRVHTGEKPYLCPECGKGFADSSARVKHLRTHSGERPHACPECARTFSLSSTLFRHRLTHAEPQDFSFPGYPLAPLIPSPPPSSSPPPPPLGTSPPLTPRSPSHSGDGPFGLPGLEPEPGGPQAGEPPPPLAGDKPHKCPECGKGFRRSSDLVKHHRVHTGEKPYLCPECGKGFADSSARVKHLRTHRGERARPPPPSTLLRPHNPPGPAPTAPRSRVRAQPSGPSQPHVCGFCGKEFPRSSDLVKHRRTHTGEKPYKCAECGKGFGDSSARIKHQRGHLVLRPFGTGDGQARPLKEEPPTGLE, encoded by the exons ATGGAGCGCTCGGTGGGGCCCTGGGGCGCGGATCTCCGTGGCTCAGAGGACAGGGAGCAGCTGAGAGGCACCCGCACAG GTCTAGGGAGTGAGAACGTGGAGATTTCTCAGCCAGATGAGTTTGAACATGCCCCACAGGAGGATGACTTGGGGTTCAAGGAAGAGGAAGATTTGGCCCCAGGTCATGAAGTAGGAAATGCCTCTCTCAAACCCGAAGGCATTCAGACCTGGGATGACTTGTGGGTCCAGAGAGTGGGACCTGGGAAACCACAGGCCCGGGACAGAGGCCCTCGGCTCCTGGGAGAACCACGCTGGGGCCAGGCTAGCGATCGGGCTGCCGTGTGCAGCGAGTGTGGCAAGAGCTTTCGGCAGATGTCAGATCTGGTGAAACACCAGCGAAcccacacaggggagaagccctaCAAGTGCGGGGTCTGTGGCAAGGGCTTTGGGGATAGCTCTGCCCGTATTAAACACCAGCGAACTCATAGTGGTGAAAAGCCCTACAGAGCCCGGCCACCAGCCCAGGGCCCCCCAAAGATTCCTCGGTCCAGGATCCCTGCTGGTGAGCGCCCCACCATCTGCGGTGAGTGCGGCAAGAGCTTCCGGCAGAGCTCTGACCTGGTGAAACACCAGCGGACACACACGGGCGAGAAGCCCTACAAGTGCGGGGTCTGTGGCAAGGGCTTTGGTGACAGTTCTGCCCGCATAAAGCACCAGCGGACACACCGTGGGGAGCAGCCCCCTCGGCCCGTGGTGCCCCGACGGCTGCCATCTCGAGCAGCCACGGCAGCCGCACAGGGACCTAAGGCCCAGGACAAGCCATATATCTGTACCGACTGTGGCAAAAGATTTGTGCTCAGCTGCAGCCTCCTGAGCCACCAGCGCAGTCACCTGGGGCCCAAGCCTTTTGGCTGTGATGTGTGTGGAAAGGAGTTTGCCCGGGGCTCAGATCTGGTGAAGCACCTGCGGGTGCACACAGGAGAGAAGCCTTACCTCTGCCCCGAGTGTGGCAAGGGCTTCGCTGACAGCTCCGCCCGGGTCAAGCACCTCCGCACCCACAGTGGCGAGAGGCCTCATGCCTGTCCGGAGTGTGCCCGCACCTTCAGCCTCAGCTCCACCCTTTTCCGCCACCGCCTCACTCACGCGGAGCCCCAGGACTTCAGCTTCCCAGGCTACCCCCTCGCCCCCCTGatccccagcccaccccccagctcaagcccacccccacctcccctcggCACCAGCCCCCCGCTGACGCCTCGAAGCCCTTCGCACTCGGGTGATGGCCCTTTCGGCCTGCCTGGCTTGGAGCCGGAGCCTGGGGGCCCACAGGCTGGGGAGCCACCTCCACCGCTGGCGGGTGACAAGCCCCACAAGTGCCCTGAGTGTGGCAAGGGTTTCCGCCGAAGCTCGGACCTGGTGAAACACCATCGTGTACACACGGGGGAAAAACCCTACCTCTGCCCTGAATGCGGCAAGGGTTTTGCCGACAGCTCTGCCCGAGTCAAGCACCTCCGCACCCACCGTGGTGAACGGGCTCGGCCACCGCCACCATCCACTCTCCTGAGGCCACACAATCCCCCTGGCCCGGCACCCACGGCCCCTCGATCCCGAGTCCGGGCTCAGCCCTCTGGGCCCAGCCAGCCCCACGTGTGTGGCTTCTGTGGGAAGGAGTTTCCCCGGAGCTCGGATCTAGTCAAACATAGGCGCACACACACCGGGGAGAAGCCATACAAGTGTGCAGAGTGTGGCAAGGGTTTTGGTGACAGTTCTGCCCGCATCAAGCACCAGCGTGGGCACCTGGTCTTGAGGCCCTTTGGGACAGGGGATGGTCAGGCAAGGCCCCTCAAAGAGGAGCCACCAACGGGACTGGAATGA